GTTGGCTAACTCGACAGGATACGTTAACGGCAGTTACCCAACAAGCGTAGGCCGCCACACGACGTCGGCCGGCCTCGCTGTGCGCGACCGTTACGCAGTTTCGAAATGCTTGCCTGAGCACCTCTGTAATGCGCGCACCGTAGGATGGCCGTCTCAGCCCTCCAGCCCTGGAGAGGCAGAATTTTTCTGCTCGGCTCACGAGCACGTCGCAAGCGGCTAACGGACACGACGTTGTAAACGACCACGGTCGTTCTGTCGGGTGCGTTCTAAGCTGAGTAACGCTTAGTTTCGCTTTCCCGGCTGCATCGTCGCGTCGTCACTGCGGGTTGAGCAGTGCTCTTCCGAAGGCTTTCAGGCGGCGATGCCGCAAACGCGCGAACGGTTCTTTCGGAGTTATTCTCACGGCTCTGCGTTTTGTTTGTAATATGCCCTCCTCCCACTCCCGTAGAGGTCTATCTCCCGACCGTCGATCGCATCGAGGACGGTCGCCGGTCGAACCGCCATGCGGCCGTGTCGGGCATGGGATCTGATTGTAGGCGATTTCCTTCGTGATGTCCTTGGTCCTCGATCGCCGCGCCGGCCTGCACCGCCGCACGCTGCCGTGTGCCGTTTCGTTTTCAGCGCCTTGCCTGTTTTTCGCTGCAGTCATCTGCGTCCTCTGATCCAGCTGGTTCCCCATGTTTGCGTCGATACGATGCCGGTCAATCGATGTTCACATATTCTATTCTTGAAACTTGCCGTGGCGAAGACGTCGACTTGCTTAGTCGGTAGAGAGGGCCGAAGAGCTGTTGTGGCGAACGTCTGGCCCACTCGCGTAGCAGACGATACTTCATACGGTAGAGGTTGTACCGCTGGTACGGCACGCCATTCACATGCTTGGTAGCACCAAatcctgcagaaaaaaaaaatattgcgttgAGGTCGTTACACTTATCTGCATTGAGATTGCAATTTCGTGATTAACAGATGCCATCAACGGTGGGGGAACTGCACTGACACTTGTCCCCTTTCAAGCACGCGTCCATACTCGAGATGCATATCGATATTTCGATATCGTGGCCATGTGACATAAGTATTCCAGATTTGACTTTCTTCGGGCACATAGGACCCCTGGATAAACTACCTCTGTTTAATCTGAAGGCTATCGACACTATGACGAAATTTGTAGCTTCAGGTTACCGTGACTACAAGAAACAGCTATagtgtgcgcgtgcatgtgtttgtttgtgtgtgcgtgtgtgtgtatgtgtatcaATTTGCTCGACTGCATCTGCTTACGCTTCTGCCGTGTCGCATACAGCCAGTTCTCTTATCTGCAACTGTATAGAGAGGTCGCTCCTTTTATTCATTCTTGGCAGTGGCTTCAAAAAGGTACAGGTAATAGCTGCTGAACCTTGCACGCAAGTCCTGCTGTTTGGTGATGTAACCTTGGTGTGGATTTCGCTGAAAGAGGTTCTCCTTCATCGTTTCTGGGAAGGCTGCCCGTTGTCGAGTATCTCTCTACGTGATCCTGGATGTAGTCCATCTTTGCTTTACTGGTTGTCCTAACCCTTCGATTTTGCTTGGTTCAGTTGAGGCCACTGGTCACTGGATATCTTTGTTGTGAATTTGTGCTAAGGATGAAGTTCATTAAAAGTCACGTTTGACATGATATCTCGCATTGCTAGTATGGCCGTTTGTTTTGCATACAGGATTCATGCCTAGATACTGAAATGTAGTCATTTTGTGCTTTCGTAAATTTGAAGGCCTTGTGTTGGCGGAGGGCATCATTGGAGTACAGCTGCAAAGGCACCAGAAACCCTAGTTGATGGGGACTTGTAAGGGCTACCCTTGCAGAGTCGTTTAGGTACATGCGACTGTGTGTTAGCTCTGGTTTTGTATCCTGCCACAGGTCTAGTGCTTCTGCAGGGGagaacaaaatatttttctcaCTATGTTCTAGCATGTCGCGACGCTGCCAGTCATTGCAATTCGTCTCCAACGTCGTCCGCATCGTGCCGGGCTTTGTTTTTGTGTTGTCCAAACAGCCTCCCACCCTTCACTCTTAAGTGCATCCTTTGTTTCGCACTCCTTCCCCTCGTCGCAGCTGTCACTACTTCTGAACAGGAAGCAGAGCCTAATCTGTGTTGTATACTATGCCTGCCTTCCGAGCTTCAGTCACTGATAACAGGATCCTGCATTCCCTGCTTCCATTTGTGGAACTCTCCAGTAAGAGGGGAAATCTTATCTTGCACTTCTGAGCCATGCCAGCCATGTTTTCCAAGGCACATTGGTGGGGCTGCAGTAACTTTATTTTCATCTGACCTCCTTTTTAGTATCTCGCACTTCtcgaatgcccccccccccccccccaatcttgTTCTTTAAGCCCTGGCAGAAATCTCAAGTGTCTCACTTCCAAGCTTGTCACCGAAAGCTGGTCCGGCCAGACAACTGACCTTTGCTCTGTAGGGCTATTTCTGAAGGAGCCGGAACAACTTGAGCTGGGTGCTGTGAGATACTGTCTCATTTTGTGGATGTGCTGTTTCTTGCAATTATCTTCCCAGAGTGATAAAAAGTGGCGCTCTCTTCTTAACCTGCGATCAGCGCCTCTCTTGCCTCCTTTTAGTGTCTGGCGCTCCTTGAGTAACTGTTTCAACTGAGTATGCTCTGGTTCTCTTGCAGTTTCAACATGTCTAACCTGGGATTGGACATCGCCCTGGGCCTCATAAAGGTCTTGGTGACTGCGTACGATGTTGTCACGCTTCCAATCTACTTCGTGTGCCAAAGGCCATGGGACTACTGGAAGAAAAAGAACCTGGCATTTGTGAGTTCACATTTCTACAAGTTCATAGTGCGTTGCAGCACCACTGGATCCAAAGAGCTGCATGCATGTTGGCACCTTTAAACATGAGCGCAGTACAGCTACTACACATTTCAACATATACTGCTGTTCCATGGGGCAAACTAGATGATATAAATGATGTAGTTTGTTGAGAGTTTTGGTCAGCGCTTCACACCAGTGAATTAAgggaaacatttttcttttctttagcacTACCTTTCTCCAGTTGCATTTCGAATACTTTGTGGACATGCTGGCATAAGAAATATGCTGTTCCTTACATAGCTTTTCTGTGAGCATTTTTAAGAAATTTATTGTTGGGCGCTGCAATTTTAATATTACCAGCATTGCTGCTCATGTGTTGCCGTGCTCCTCGTGAAGCCAGCATGCAATTGTCACGACCAATTCCATTTTCGATAAGCAACACCTAAAACAGTTCTTTCTCCACCTTTCAACATCTTTTCCAGTTGTGGTATTGTTGCAATTGCACTGCAGCAGGTACACGGTGCCCTTCTTTACATGTCTCATAATGGGCCTAACCAGTGGCTGTGACAGCACTTGTGTGCCGCAAATTCATGTTCTTGACCTCTTCTGCCCAGGCCAAGTGCGCAATCGAGGGGGACCCCAGTGCACCGTATGTGCGCACCTACAGCAATGGGCTGGACAGCCTCAGCGGCGTGCGGACCATGGACGAGCTGACACGAAAGGCAATCCACACGTTCGGCGACCGGCCGTGCTTTGGCCATCGCCCAGTGCTTGGAGAGAGTGAAGAGAAGCAGGAAGATGGAAAAGTCTTCAAAAAGGTACGACCTCAAGTTTAGTCTTTGAACCATTTTCATCCGACCATCTAGCTCAATAATTGAGCTACTTGGTGCAAGATCGTATTTGGAAAACAGCCTGACAAAAGAACCTTTGGTCAAAGAGGTGCAACACTTCTGGTCTCGCCATCGTTACGGTTTTGAAGATTCAATTTCAAAGCTTCGTTAGCTTGTCTCAAATGCTGGCCAGTGGGCTTTCTATCTCCTTAAAAGTGTGACTGGTTCCACAGTTCTGTGTACATATGCCTTTTAGGCATTTTACATCCACTGAGTTTTGGGCCTTCTGCATCTATGTTGCATATTAGCACTTAAAAAATCCATGTCCATCGTCGCATAAGTAAGCTTTTCATTTTATGGAACATCGTCTTgacgctctttggtcatacctggcccttgcgccatacaAGTCAACATATCATCATCAAAAATGTTACTGAAACTTACACTGACCAGTTAGCCGTTTCTTTTCCTGATTTGTGGTACAGTTCGGGCAGCTGAGACATGTCTTCTCCTGTTAGTACTATTTAGTACTTGTTAGTGGGAGGTACACAGTGGCACTGTACTTGGGGAAATACTGTGGGAGGACGGAAATGCAAGCAAAAGTATTGTGGGAAAACTTGGAATTGGAGTTTTGGGCCTTCTGCATCTATGTTGCATATTAGCACTTAAAAAATCCATGTCCATCGTCGCATAAGTAAGCTTTTCATTTTATGGAACATCGTCTTgacgctctttggtcatacctggcccttgcgtcaTACAAGTCAACATATAATCATCAAAAATGTTACTGAAACTTACACTGACCAGTTAGCCGTTTCTTTTCCTGATTTGTGGTACAGTTCGGGCAGCTGAGACATGTCTTCTCCTGTTAGTACTATTTAGTACTTGTTAGTGGGAGGTACACAGTGGCACTGTACTTGGGGAAATACTGTGGGAGGACGGAAATGCAAACAAAAGTATTGTGGGAAAACTTGGAATCGTAGAGTTCTTACTGTATAGAGCACTTTAACGTGATCTGTCACTCAAAACCATGTGCTCGAGCCATCGAAATTGCCACGGCACTGAACTAATAGGTTTTGCTGCCCATCAACTATTGAATGAAACGAAAGTTAACCAGCATACACAGTGTTATCATTGTTCGTCAATTCAGATGCACCGTGGCACACCTGTAGCTGATATGGGGTGCATGCATTCAGGAAGTGCAATTTTAGTACATAATTCCATGGCCACCGTTGCTGGTGTTTGCTAGAACAGGTTTATTATAATAAGGTATCGCTAACCTTTTGCTGTAGACATCGTGGAAACTCTATCAGCATGAATGCTTACATTTACAAGTGTAATTAGTCTGTGTTCATAGCTAATGTAACTATGTACCACCGTCTTGGTGTTCTGCTCGCAGCTTGTCCTGGGCGACTACCAGTGGATGTCGTACAATGAAGTGGATGAGAAGATCGACCTGATCGGTCGTGGCCTCATGGCAATTGGTGTGCGTCCCCGCCAGAATGTCGTCATCTTGGCCGAGACGCGCATTGAGTGGATGCTGGCAGCCCAGGCCTGTCTGCGCATCAACATCCCAGGTTGGCACTGCGTTTCTGTCCTGTGTCCGCACTGTTTCACTCTGAGGTACAAAAAACTGTCGAAACGGTAACCTTGCATCTTCAGCACGACAGCTCCAACTATTCTGTTGCCGCAAATTTGGAAGATGAGTGCATGCATACATCAAGATAGCATTCCTGTCATTCATTATCGCATTATATACAgcagaacctcattcatacgtttCGGAAAAAGCCATGAAAATAAACGtaccaaccaggaaaacgtacgatccgaaGTAACTACGAAGATTTGGCTCGCtgttgttgacatctacgtaatctGAAGCATCGCGCGGATTGCTGCGGCACTCAACGCCGGCGCGTCAAGCTGGGAGGTGCTTCGGCGGCCGGAGACTTTTGAATCGTGTTTTAAGAGGGTgacgggaaaccgaaacgaaattgaGCTATTGGGTGACATCGGATGCCGCCGAAGTGAAACGTGGTGCCCACATCGCGctacctgcagcagggaatggcggctCGTTTGGATTATCGTCTACTAAAAGCGTGTAGTACGCTACCAACGGCACTACGCAccacgctgtaaaacagatagatggacgcttatcgcaataggattggcggcAAAGCTATGAATGCGGCGTGCGATGACCCGGGCGGAGATTTGCttgtaccggaataagaaactgtgcgcaCCCATCATTTTGACGTGAGATGGGCGGCTATATACTGTTTTTGATCGCGTGCGcctcgcaccttttcttgttcacatgggatctagcggctggaaaacatatacgatcgcagtctgcagcaggaaaCAGCGGTGAGTTTCGGTTATGGCCTATTAAAAGTGTGCGCTACACTTCCGACGGCACCACGCACTGTTAAacataggcgaagatgcttatcgcaatagggttagcagtgatagctgtgaatgccaccTGTGACGACGCCAGGAAAGATTTGCTGTTATCAAAATGAGAAATTGAGTATGTGCTGGTGTTTGCACGTGAGAAAGGCGGGCGAGTAACGCGGTGAACTTGCCGCGGCAGACAGCTACATACTCTTCTTGATCGTGCGCacctcgcgcattttcttgtttacacgggATCTAGTGGCCGGAAAATGTATCGTACAATCGCAGTTTGCCGACGTGTTGGACATTGGTGCCGAAAAAGCGTTTTCCAGGAACGTATGAACCGATACAAAAAAAATATCGCAATTCTGCTTGGTCATTATTTTAGTTCTCGAATGCAAACGTTGGTGCTGGGAAAGCAGACGCAGTGGGAACGTGCCAACGAGGTTCTACTTTATTTTTTGTGCATTCCTAAAGCAGTGATCTTGGTTTGCTGATGTTGCATGACAGCCTTACTTCCATGACCACTGTCTCGCCAGCAGCAGTGTTACAGTTGCTGTGAAACAAGCAATTTTTACTTGATTTCCTTTTGGTAAACTCGCCTGCGAGTAGCAGTAGAGAGGAATGTTGATTAGGAAGTTCAATTTCTTTTCAAGCTGAAAGTAAAAGGGAGAAGGAGAGTTCAGTGTCATCCTCGTGCAAGATTTTCCTTATGTTTCAATACTAGGAATCGCCACGTCAGTCAGTCCGTAGGCAGTTCAAGTATGCAAGGCAAGTCCATGATAGCAAAGCACCTCTTGCATAGCAAAAATTTCTTTAATTGTTGCAATAATATTGTAGTATTGTGGAAAACTGTCAGTATCTTCTCATTATCTGGAATGAGCTTGCTATGACTACACAAACGTAGTGCATTTCATGCAGTACGAGTAGTGCAATGTTGTATTTccttccatttttctttcttcctgtaACATGTGATTGGTTAGATCAGTCATtcctaagaaaaaaaagattactcACTTTCAAGAATAAACTCGAATGTTGCTGTTTCTAGAAATCTGAGATGTTGCACTTGTACCCCTGGTGTGCCACGATTCTAGTGTTGCATTTGACTGCAAGGTTCATGTCATTTCATTTTACACTTGCAAGCCATCTTTCCTAACTTGTCGCTGATCAGCTGGCTGATTTAATAGTACTTTTCATATTTCTTTAGAAAAGCACCTACCTTTTGCAGATTTTCAAGTTGCTGATCCTTTCACTCATTTTATCTCGGTAGCTCTGTACAAACTTACTCGGACAGTACTAATACCACAGAATGAAGCTGTATTACTCTTCTAATAAGTTGTCCGTACCTGTTTATCCTTTGGGCAACTTGTATGATGGTATTAAACGTTTCTCTGCAGTGGTCACACTGTACGCAACACTCGGAGAAGATGGCATCATCCATGGCATCAATGAAACAGAGTCCACCCACCTTATCACCTCCTACGATCTCATGCCAAGGATTGCGGTAAGTTTCTCTTCATCGGCTGAAGTACAAATTATCTAGCCAGCGCAGTTGCTAGCGAGGTACTCTGAAGCAGCGATGCAGTCTACTCTAAATTTTGGCCATCTGCAGCTGTGGCAGGGACTGCTGCCTGTGCGATTGCTGATTAGAACATTTGTTTCTGAACACTAGCCATTAGCTGCTTCTACAGGCTGCTCAGCCACTGCTGATGGGTAGCATTCCCCGCCTCCCTCCGCACCTAAATCCAACTTTCTTCTCCTTAATGTTGTTAATGTAGTCCAAGACTTCGCATTTGTTATGAAAGCTTGGGCAGCTGTCTTCATTAGAGAAAGTGCCGTAATTTTTCATTTCCCCTTTGCTGTTTGGCTTTCCTGCAGAAAATCATACACAAGATTCCATCGCTGACACACATAATCTACATGGAAAACCCTGTGGCCAAGGGTCCACCCGTGGCACCGAATGGCCTCCACCTCGTTCCTTTTGCCAAGCTTGAGGAGAGTGGCCGCACAGCCGACACAGAGCTGCGAGGCGAGACGCCCACGGCTGACGACGTTGCCATTATCATGTACACAAGCGGCTCAACAGGTGTGCCAAAGGGCGTCATGATCACCCACGGCAACATAGTCACCACTGCTCGGGGATTCAGTGTCATCTGCAAGGATGTCGGGttagtttgctttttttttttttgctttttcaagCAGCAACTTCTTTGTTGCCCCATTATTTGTATAACAGAGTGGATTTGTAATTATGTATAGATAGGGTGGAGCCTGCCACTTCCAGCAGTTCGCATTGCAATGGCAACTGTTCACAGGTGCTGGAACCCAGCAAAAGGCTTTCACAAACTGGACACACTGCGACGTCTAGAAATGACTTCTGGCAGTCCAGGCATGCAGAGTCTAGCTGCCGCAAGCACTTCTGTGTGTTTGATGAAAGAAAGAGAATGCTGACCAAGAACTCAacatttagtgaaaaatgaaggTGTTCTGGCTTCCCCATGGGAGCCTTTCTCAGAGTAAGACAGGTGCGAAAGAGCGGAAGGTTATAATGGGGGTACGAGGTGATCTGACTGCAATCTTTCATAGGTGTACGCGCGAAGCTTGGACCACCCTTTGAAGTGTTCATAACCTTCTGCTCTTGCCCATCTGTTTCATTGTGAGAAAGGCTCCAGTGTGGGAGCCTGAACATTTTTTATTTTCCACTAAATGCTTTCTTGCTTCTTGGTCAGcgtcctctctctttttttttttttcatcgtgccTCTTGCTGCCCAGACAGGATTCTGTCAAACCCTGGATTTCTATCTGTGCTTGGCCAAATCTGTTCGCCGACTTCCTGGCTCGTTGGGCTTAACATACCGAAGTTTGGCACGCTGAGACAATGCAGGCATAGACACAAGCATTGCACTACATTTGTGTTCCTCATTATGTCCATGCCACTTCATCGCATGGAACTTCGATATGACTGATTCATGAGTGGAGGAAGGCTGTGCAAATGCTGCCAGTTTCTCTAATTAAACAGCGCATCACTTTTTGACGGCAAATGTAATTAAACAGCGGATCACTTTTTGATGAAAAATGTAGTCGCTGATGCTTGCGTATAACTTTTGTCCGCTGTCTCTGAGCTTTTTTTTCTGAGCAAGAATACTGCATCCAAGAgatattttataaaaaaaaacagcctgtAAAGTGAGGGCTTACAACTACTGAAGTCTGTTCATCAAACCAGATTGACATGTCTTAACTGTTGTATGTGTAATTGGGGGGTCTCTTTATTTCTTTGCTTGCTCTTCAATGTATTGTACTTCCCGTGCAACTTTGTCACTTTTGTACCCAGAAGTTTTGCACAGTTAATTCGCCAAATGTCCTTGGTCATTCATCtgactttcctttttttcttgtatgtcTTTCATATGGAACAGCACAGGGGAGGTACTATCTAGGTATTGTTAAACATTTTGCAATACTGCACCACCACACACTGTTTGACCACTTTGAACTTGTGTCGCTGCACTGCAGTCTACGTGAATACACGCACAGCTTTAAGCTGCTGCCATTAGCAAGCAACTGCACTTAAAAAGTGCATGCCTCCCTAGCATTCAGGTTTCTGTCTTCGCTCTAGCAAGCCTGTTGATTCCTGTTCAGCAGTGGCGTACTCACCATTTTTGTTGTTTATTGTTTGCTATCTAATGGCTTTCCTTTGTTTCTCAGCTCTCTTGATTGAATATGTATTGCCTCTCTTTCAAcatgcttttcttttcctttcactCCACTTTTTCAGTATGCTACCTGTGTAAGCAACTTTCTCTTTCGATGCCTTTTCTGtgcttgcatgtgtgtgtgtgtgtgtgtgtgtgtgtgtgtgtgtgtgtgtgtgtgtgtgtgtgtgtgtgtgtgtgtgtgtgtgtgtgtgtgtgtgtgtgtgtgtgtgtgtgtgtgtgtgtgtgtgttcatccATGTGCATTTTTCTGCCTTTCCATTTCTTGCTGTTTGTCAGTTTCTAATTTAGGCCTTTGTTGGGAAGTAGAGCACGTTCCTTCTCATTGTCTTCTATAGTCAGCTTCCGTTAATACGACTGACGGGACTTAAAAAATATGTCAAGTTATCCAGTGGGTAAAATTACACAAGATGCAGAAACAGTCAAAATACACTGCAGCTTCATTTGGCCGTATTTGCCCGATTCTACTACGCCCTCGCATCAAATGCAGGCCACTTCATATGTGTCCAAAATAGAAAACTAGCATATAAGTGACATCAAAGCTCTTAAAGTAGAATTATAACACAATCTttcagcaagaaaaatgggcacgGGTCTAATAAGTGTTGCACAGTGGCCGCCGGTTTTCTCAAATCTGCTTCGCCGCAATGCAGCTGTGTTATGCGGCTAAGCATATGAAAACTGCAAAAGCGGTTTTGGTGTTGTATTGAATTGCACTGTGCAGGCAATTGTCGGCCCAATTTTCTGGGGCGGGAACGGGCACacattagaattgggtaaatacatACCGCAGTTGGACATTATGAGCTTCCGTTATTGCTCTAGTCTTTCAAGGATTGCATGTGTTCACTGTCCTCTGAGCTGCGCTAAGACATGCTGCCACTAAATGGGTCTCTATTCGGATCACCATATAAGTGaggctgactggtcaagttcgaattatctcgCAAACGCTAATTTTAGGGTACActtaatgaaaaataaaaaaatattagcGGAAGTGTTCTGTGTTGCAAACATTAGTGGATGTTCAGTCTCAGTGGTGTGCGTAGCTCTTGCGACTATTTTTGCTGCCATGCAACCATACAGGTGCTCCAATTCTTCATGATGGTTGCCATGTGGCTTGGGCACCTTAGCACTCTAGCGGCCTTTGGTAGCCGGGAACTGTGTAATTGGCAGAAACGGGAATTAGCACATCCAGCACTTCGACGTTTGTTAATGATTTACTACAGCTTTTCTTTTACTGCAGGCTTGAGATTTATTTtatcttctttttctcttctgcagTGACACTGATGCCTACATCGCCTACCTACCTCTTGCACACGTCCTCGAGCTGGCAGCTGGTGAGTCGTGCATTGCTGTTGCGACAAAGTGGTTCGCTGTGCAGAGCCTGCAATATAAGCTTTTATGTGGTCTCTTTTATGACATAACTTTCAGCTCAGCTTTGTTGTAGCAACGGGTATTAATTTATGTTGTGATGTATTACCCTTCCTACTAGGATACCTAATATGTACAGGCAGGATATCCTCGAAATTTAGCAAATTCCAGCTTGATGCAATGCAGTTCTTAAATTATCTCTTGGGGAGGGGCTACCCCTGTTCTCTTGCTGCCCCCAAGACTTTCAGAGGCTAGTCGACCAGTCAGTATTTCACTGTCTCTTGTTTGCACCCTGCAGTCTCCGTGCTTCATAATCTTGGGTCTCTTGCAGAGTGCCTCTCTTTTGCCTTGGGAGCAAGGATCGGCTATTCGTCCCCACTCACACTTACCGACAAGGTCAGTAAATGGGCCTCAGCCTCCTttgctacacagcacctttaccTTGTTTGTGCGCTTGGCTTCACTCTTTAGACGGTTAAACGTAGCTATTGTGGTTTCTCATCTctgaatatttttattttttcatgcagTCCACTGGGATTCAAAAGGGCTGCAAAGGCGACGCATCCCTACTAAAGCCTACCATCATGGTGTCTGTGCCGGTGAGTTTATTTTTCATGTAGCAAGAGAGGCCAATCTGCAAGCAACTGGGTACCTTATTTTAGACATTCTAGAGCATGGCTAGTGGCCCTCGTGACCACAGAACTTCCTGGTTATTTGATGGCTTTCTATGACAACTTAAACAAAAGAGGGGGAACTGATGTTTACTTTATTCTTCGTTTTGATAGATTGCCTTCTCGTGCTAGTTATTGTATACGTATTTCAGTGTTCATGACCATAGCATTTCAAACCAGCCACAACTTTCAAACTAAAAACCAAATCCTAATTTGCAGACAGGCGGGATTATCTGCGAGGATACTTGCGAGCACCGCATTTGGGCTATTGCTTTTGTGAATGCTTAATTAAGGAGGACAACATTGCTGCTCTTTGGACGTGTTTTGCAACTGACCTAAGCATTGTGCTTCTTTCCTTCCCCTGCAGCTAATTCTGGATCGAATTCGCAAGAGCATCACAGAAGTGGCGTCTGTGAAAGGACCTTTTTTCCGGCGCTTCTTCGAGTACCTCATCACCTACAAGGCATTCTGGCTTCGACTTGGCTTCAACACACCACTGCTGAACAAGTGAGGCAGCACGCTCTTTAACATGGCTTCAATGGTTTTATACCCCTGACGCACtggcactctaaagtcctttaggtaaggggacatctaccggaaagcGTTCAAGCGCAGTGACACATGACAAAGGAGTATCTCCCTCCCACTAAAGTACCTTTGAGGAAAAGGAGGTCGCACATCTTTTTTCGAGGTAAAAGGTGTTACATGTCCGATGAAGGTGTTACATGTCCGATGTATTTACATGCGCTGCATGTCCACACAGCGTGCACACAACTtgtcaatagaaggaaacctgccacacaactacggtgcccCATAAGTATATTTTTTcaccttgcgaaaatgttttttTAGCGGTAATCTGATTTGTTGAACagtgaagatttcctctagctatactctcaaacaCGCGCATCGCGTCGCTAGTGCCGCCTTGTTGAATTCTGGCAGTGTCATTTGCTGCGTCATCTTTGGTGTGTTAGCATAATGAAACCATCGTTCGTTGCACACGTAGGCCCTCCTGCAGCGGTTAGTGGCTAGAGGGTACAGTGCCGAAGCAGTCGACATGGAGCTGTTCATGATGAGTTGACGTTTGATGTTTTCCACTTTTGCCTTGGCTGCGTTTTTCTCATCTTCAAGAGATCTAAGAGCAACAAGTGTCGGAGGGACCTCAACTCTTGCTCCATCGCTAGCGTTTCGCTGAGCCATGATGCAACTGCGCAGTTCTGTCATGCTATCACAATTGTGTGAATAACACATTGAATAAAATCTGTTACGCCTGCATGCACAAAGGAAGGGAGAACAAAAACCTGGGCAACGCCAGAATAAACAGCATGCACAGCAAACATGACAGCAAAACATTGACTCTACATAGTTGTGGGACCAATTTAAATTGCTAAGAGCGCAAAAACGCAGATAAAATAAACTAATACAGTCgctgaccgtttattcggacctcgcggggactgcggaaatgtcagaataaacaggtgtccgaaaaagcagattaagaaaaaaaaatgaaatcctttatttccacgcacttatttgggctcggcagtaagcttgaagaaattgtgaatgcgccgttgcacgctgttccgtttacgcgcaattgGTGGATAAACATGAATGT
This Dermacentor albipictus isolate Rhodes 1998 colony chromosome 1, USDA_Dalb.pri_finalv2, whole genome shotgun sequence DNA region includes the following protein-coding sequences:
- the Acsl gene encoding fatty acid CoA ligase Acsl3 isoform X1; the encoded protein is MLIERHAFRRSRPLFPRAAAASCSAALRRWLTEAPCCEAEHGRRRRRLGGRGGGGVRSTCDMNPSVRWIRTTLAWIALQCLALVATVAKGFNMSNLGLDIALGLIKVLVTAYDVVTLPIYFVCQRPWDYWKKKNLAFAKCAIEGDPSAPYVRTYSNGLDSLSGVRTMDELTRKAIHTFGDRPCFGHRPVLGESEEKQEDGKVFKKLVLGDYQWMSYNEVDEKIDLIGRGLMAIGVRPRQNVVILAETRIEWMLAAQACLRINIPVVTLYATLGEDGIIHGINETESTHLITSYDLMPRIAKIIHKIPSLTHIIYMENPVAKGPPVAPNGLHLVPFAKLEESGRTADTELRGETPTADDVAIIMYTSGSTGVPKGVMITHGNIVTTARGFSVICKDVGDTDAYIAYLPLAHVLELAAECLSFALGARIGYSSPLTLTDKSTGIQKGCKGDASLLKPTIMVSVPLILDRIRKSITEVASVKGPFFRRFFEYLITYKAFWLRLGFNTPLLNKLVFSKMRALLGGRVKVIATGSAPLSADTHEFIQACLDCYVVQGYGLTETAAGATIMDLDDMSFGRVGAPLVGCYIKLVDWDEANYHVTDKPYPRGEILVGGPCITKGYYKNESLTNECYREEDGIRWFYTGDIGEMYPDGTVKIIDRKKDLVKLQFGEYISLGKVETELKTCPLIDNLCVYGNSFHTYLVALVAPNPKQLQMLADKLGRGHLTFDQLCNDPVVVNAAAEAIISYARKANLQKMEIPTKLKLCREDWQPDTGLVTAAYKIRRKKIQQFYQNDIDMLYDISVRASKST
- the Acsl gene encoding fatty acid CoA ligase Acsl3 isoform X2 produces the protein MSNLGLDIALGLIKVLVTAYDVVTLPIYFVCQRPWDYWKKKNLAFAKCAIEGDPSAPYVRTYSNGLDSLSGVRTMDELTRKAIHTFGDRPCFGHRPVLGESEEKQEDGKVFKKLVLGDYQWMSYNEVDEKIDLIGRGLMAIGVRPRQNVVILAETRIEWMLAAQACLRINIPVVTLYATLGEDGIIHGINETESTHLITSYDLMPRIAKIIHKIPSLTHIIYMENPVAKGPPVAPNGLHLVPFAKLEESGRTADTELRGETPTADDVAIIMYTSGSTGVPKGVMITHGNIVTTARGFSVICKDVGDTDAYIAYLPLAHVLELAAECLSFALGARIGYSSPLTLTDKSTGIQKGCKGDASLLKPTIMVSVPLILDRIRKSITEVASVKGPFFRRFFEYLITYKAFWLRLGFNTPLLNKLVFSKMRALLGGRVKVIATGSAPLSADTHEFIQACLDCYVVQGYGLTETAAGATIMDLDDMSFGRVGAPLVGCYIKLVDWDEANYHVTDKPYPRGEILVGGPCITKGYYKNESLTNECYREEDGIRWFYTGDIGEMYPDGTVKIIDRKKDLVKLQFGEYISLGKVETELKTCPLIDNLCVYGNSFHTYLVALVAPNPKQLQMLADKLGRGHLTFDQLCNDPVVVNAAAEAIISYARKANLQKMEIPTKLKLCREDWQPDTGLVTAAYKIRRKKIQQFYQNDIDMLYDISVRASKST